One Ricinus communis isolate WT05 ecotype wild-type chromosome 7, ASM1957865v1, whole genome shotgun sequence genomic region harbors:
- the LOC8282585 gene encoding probable polygalacturonase At1g80170: MDKLFIVFFLGLLTVVHGVAGNMLYNNIGMLEELESFEVDEENEVELFDTPSWTSERGGKVLVNVDSFGAAGDGVSDDTQAFVNAWKTACSTPKSVFLVPPGRRYLVNATKFKGPCEEKLVIQIDGTIVAPAEPENWDPNLPRIWLDFSKLNGVLFQGHGVIDGSGSKWWASSCKKNKTNPCRGAPTALTIDSSSSVKVRGLTIQNSQQMNFVIARSASVRVSRVLVSSPGDSPNTDGIHITDSTNVALQDCKIGTGDDCVSIVNGSSGIKMKRIFCGPGHGVSIGSLGKDNSTGIVSKVVLDTAFLKETTNGLRIKTWQGGNGYVRGIRFENVQMDNVANPIIIDQFYCDSPKTCQNQTSAVKISEIMYRNVTGTTKSARAMNFACSDTVPCENIVLSNINLEKKDGTVETYCNSAQGFGIGVVHPSADCLTSQDKDYSVVGETDIAEEDYVTDQTEIAEVAESSSEAIVHTEL, encoded by the exons ATGGATAAATTATTCATCGTTTTCTTTCTTGGTTTGCTGACCGTAGTTCATGGAGTTGCAGGAAACATGCTATATAACAACATTGGCATGCTTGAGGAACTTGAAAGCTTTGAAGTAGATGAAGAAAATGAGGTGGAACTTTTTGATACTCCATCATGGACAAGTGAACGTGGTGGCAAGGTTCTTGTGAATGTTGATAGCTTTGGCGCAGCTGGAGATGGAGTTTCTGATGACACCCAG GCCTTTGTCAATGCTTGGAAGACTGCCTGTAGTACACCAAAATCAGTTTTTCTAGTTCCCCCAGGACGCCGCTATTTAGTTAATGCAACAAAATTTAAGGGGCCTTGTGAAGAGAAGTTGGTCATCCAG ATAGATGGGACAATAGTAGCACCTGCTGAGCCCGAGAACTGGGATCCGAACCTTCCACGTATCTGGCTTGATTTCTCTAAACTGAATGGAGTTCTATTCCAAGGACATGGAGTCATTGATGGCTCGGGCAGCAAATGGTGGGCATCATCTTGCAAAAAGAACAAGACAAAT CCTTGCAGGGGAGCACCAACA GCATTAACTATAGATTCAAGCTCATCTGTGAAGGTAAGAGGCCTGACTATCCAAAACAGCCAACAGATGAATTTTGTGATTGCCCGATCAGCATCTGTCCGAGTGTCCCGAGTACTAGTTTCGTCTCCAGGAGACAGTCCGAACACTGATGGAATTCATATTACTGATTCAACTAATGTTGCTCTTCAAGACTGCAAAATTGGAACAG GTGATGATTGCGTATCAATTGTCAATGGTAGCTCTGGCATCAAAATGAAGAGAATCTTTTGTGGACCTGGACATGGAGTCAG TATTGGAAGTCTTGGGAAGGACAACTCCACTGGAATAGTCTCAAAAGTGGTCTTGGATACAGCATTCCTCAAGGAGACAACCAATGGCCTCAGGATTAAGACTTGGCAG GGAGGCAATGGTTATGTTCGTGGGATACGTTTTGAGAATGTACAGATGGACAATGTTGCAAATCCTATCATTATAGATCAGTTCTACTGTGATTCCCCAAAAACCTGCCAAAACCAG ACATCGGCTGTAAAAATAAGTGAGATCATGTACCGGAATGTTACTGGCACTACAAAGAGCGCAAGAGCTATGAACTTTGCCTGCAGTGACACAGTTCCTTGTGAAAATATAGTCCTCAGTAACATCAACTTAGAGAAGAAAGATGGTACAGTAGAGACTTACTGCAACTCTGCCCAAGGCTTTGGAATAGGTGTTGTTCATCCTTCAGCTGACTGCCTAACTTCCCAAGACAAAGACTATAGCGTTGTTGGTGAGACTGATATTGCTGAAGAAGACTATGTTACTGACCAGACTGAGATTGCAGAGGTTGCAGAATCCAGCAGTGAGGCTATCGTTCACACTGAGCTTTGA